One genomic window of Devosia salina includes the following:
- a CDS encoding ATP-binding protein, with protein MSSERTRSAPPRATALVESLRGLGYTAGSALADVIDNSIAAGASTVRVDIEWNDGNGRVTILDDGRGMDDATLESAMRLGDRSPLDDRDPTDLGRFGLGLKTASFSQGRRLTVASKKSGIRSVLRWDLDYLLNSEDGGWHLLEGADPSSEDVLGRLEGFETGTLVIWEVLDRMLPKGGTKQDLLDLSDGIQWHLEMVFHRLLEDGRLQLVLNKRPVKPWDPFLANHTATWSSPETPLQKAGRGARVQAFVLPHKDHLKDKEYKIAGGPDGWNAHQGFFVYRNDRLLLSGGWLGLGKGRGWNREEPYRLARIRLDIPNSADADWKIDIRKSTARPPPSVREELTHIARDARDRARSVFAYRGTPAGHGAREPVSQAWETSKSRSGTRYRISPNHPAVAAVLEAADKAGNGMRADVLAMLRVIEETVPVQRIWLDTAEDKETPRTGFGGEPPKEVMTVARTLFISMVRRKGMAPELARASLLRTEPFDQYPELIAALTEDN; from the coding sequence ATGTCCAGTGAACGGACCAGATCCGCGCCCCCGCGGGCAACAGCGCTGGTAGAATCGCTCCGCGGTCTCGGCTACACCGCCGGCAGTGCTCTGGCCGACGTGATCGACAACAGTATCGCCGCCGGCGCCAGCACGGTCCGGGTAGACATCGAATGGAACGACGGCAATGGCCGTGTCACCATCCTCGACGATGGCCGGGGCATGGACGACGCAACTCTTGAAAGTGCGATGCGGTTGGGTGACCGAAGCCCGCTGGATGATCGCGACCCAACTGACCTCGGGCGCTTCGGTCTCGGACTCAAGACAGCATCGTTTTCCCAGGGGCGGCGGCTTACGGTTGCCTCGAAGAAGAGCGGTATCCGCAGCGTGCTGCGCTGGGACCTCGACTATCTTCTCAACTCAGAGGACGGCGGCTGGCATCTGCTGGAAGGCGCCGATCCATCCTCGGAGGATGTTCTCGGCAGGCTCGAAGGCTTCGAGACCGGAACGTTGGTGATCTGGGAGGTGCTGGACCGCATGCTGCCGAAGGGCGGCACCAAGCAGGACCTCTTGGATCTGTCTGACGGTATCCAATGGCATCTTGAGATGGTCTTTCATCGTCTGCTGGAGGACGGACGACTACAGCTTGTTCTCAACAAACGGCCGGTGAAGCCGTGGGATCCCTTTCTAGCAAATCATACCGCGACATGGTCCTCTCCCGAGACTCCCCTCCAGAAAGCCGGCAGGGGCGCAAGGGTCCAGGCATTCGTTCTGCCGCACAAGGATCATCTGAAAGACAAAGAGTACAAGATTGCTGGCGGGCCCGACGGCTGGAACGCGCATCAGGGCTTCTTCGTATACCGCAACGATAGATTGCTCCTTTCCGGCGGGTGGCTCGGCCTGGGGAAAGGGAGGGGCTGGAACCGCGAGGAGCCGTATCGGCTCGCCCGCATTCGCCTCGACATCCCGAACTCCGCCGATGCCGACTGGAAGATCGACATCCGCAAGTCGACGGCCCGGCCGCCACCCTCGGTTCGCGAGGAACTGACCCATATCGCCCGCGATGCCCGGGACAGGGCAAGAAGCGTTTTCGCCTATCGCGGCACGCCCGCCGGGCACGGAGCGCGCGAACCGGTGAGTCAGGCGTGGGAAACCAGCAAGTCCAGATCCGGCACCCGCTACCGCATCTCCCCGAACCACCCTGCCGTGGCGGCCGTCCTCGAAGCTGCCGACAAGGCCGGCAACGGCATGCGGGCCGACGTCCTCGCCATGCTGCGGGTGATAGAGGAAACCGTTCCGGTTCAGCGCATCTGGCTGGACACTGCCGAGGACAAGGAGACGCCCCGAACGGGCTTCGGTGGTGAGCCGCCGAAGGAAGTCATGACGGTGGCGCGAACGCTCTTCATTTCGATGGTGAGGCGCAAAGGCATGGCACCCGAGCTCGCGCGGGCAAGCCTGCTGCGGACCGAACCGTTCGACCAGTATCCCGAGCTCATCGCAGCTCTGACGGAGGACAACTAG
- a CDS encoding YnfA family protein, with translation MPIYATTALIYAAAALAEIVGCFAFWAWLRQGQSSIWLAAGVPALIAFAWLLTLAPAEHAGRAYAAYGGVYIVASLLWLLLAEGHAPDRWDLIGGALALVAAAIILFAPRS, from the coding sequence ATGCCCATTTACGCGACCACCGCATTGATCTACGCCGCCGCCGCGCTGGCCGAGATAGTGGGCTGCTTCGCCTTCTGGGCATGGCTTAGGCAGGGACAGTCGTCGATCTGGTTAGCTGCTGGCGTCCCGGCCCTGATCGCCTTTGCATGGTTGTTGACACTGGCGCCGGCAGAGCATGCCGGTCGGGCCTATGCGGCTTACGGCGGAGTATACATCGTGGCATCGCTGCTGTGGTTGTTGCTGGCGGAGGGTCATGCCCCGGATCGTTGGGATCTGATCGGGGGTGCACTGGCGCTGGTCGCTGCGGCGATCATCCTATTTGCGCCGCGGAGTTGA
- a CDS encoding DNA cytosine methyltransferase, with translation MIDIFAGPGGLSEGFSRYADWFNDEEIQFRSVLSIEKDETAIRTLTLRAFYRQFVGELPPEYWAVVKGQASVSILEGFPEWKAAQRHVWQAELGVVSNDELHTRIELRLKGADEWLLIGGPPCQAYSLMGRARMTGIGFEGRSDAEAAEETRRQRLESFHKDVRHVLYREYLRIIAVHQPTAFVMENVRGILSAKLPGADGSMHPVFDRIRSDLQDPWASLADDEDLDQLRSLARPGSPRYRLHALSVEETGLWQNEPSNADFLLKSEDFGVPQRRHRVIVVGIREDHSGSPAPLKRARSSTVRDAIGQMPIIRSGLSAGKDSDVEWSARRACAALPLLEAPIADGVRNAVQTALADQETPLDRGGPFVSWIPANRKNSVLDAWLSSPELKGIIQHESRTHMDSDLARYLYAAASAQVTGRTPRLHQWPKELLPKHRNVAVGKAGEIDVSGFLDRFKVQIWDEPSSTVTSHIAKDGHYFIHPDPSQNRSLTVREAARLQTFPDDYFFCGNRTQQYHQVGNAVPPLLAVQLARSVSDIFRAGVTLSMPVKEVAVG, from the coding sequence ATGATCGATATCTTCGCTGGCCCTGGCGGCTTGAGCGAAGGTTTTAGCCGTTATGCGGATTGGTTCAACGATGAGGAAATACAGTTCCGCAGCGTCCTCAGCATTGAGAAGGATGAGACTGCGATTCGCACGCTGACCTTGCGCGCGTTCTATCGTCAGTTCGTTGGAGAGCTTCCTCCCGAGTACTGGGCGGTCGTCAAAGGCCAAGCGAGCGTGTCGATTCTGGAGGGCTTCCCCGAGTGGAAGGCCGCGCAGCGCCATGTCTGGCAGGCAGAGCTCGGAGTGGTGTCGAATGACGAGCTTCATACCCGGATCGAGCTTCGTCTGAAGGGCGCCGATGAATGGCTCCTCATCGGCGGCCCGCCCTGCCAAGCTTATTCCCTAATGGGACGAGCCCGCATGACGGGCATCGGCTTCGAGGGCCGGAGTGACGCCGAGGCAGCGGAGGAGACCCGAAGACAGCGTCTGGAATCCTTTCACAAGGACGTCAGGCACGTTCTCTATCGGGAGTATCTGCGGATCATCGCCGTTCACCAGCCAACTGCTTTCGTCATGGAGAACGTCCGAGGAATACTCTCTGCCAAGCTGCCCGGCGCTGACGGCTCGATGCATCCGGTGTTCGATCGAATTCGATCGGACCTGCAGGATCCCTGGGCTTCGCTGGCTGATGACGAGGACCTCGATCAGCTAAGATCGCTGGCTCGGCCGGGAAGCCCCCGCTATCGCCTGCACGCTCTTTCTGTGGAAGAGACCGGCCTTTGGCAGAACGAGCCGTCCAATGCTGATTTCCTTTTGAAGTCGGAGGATTTTGGGGTTCCGCAACGTCGCCACCGGGTGATCGTAGTTGGCATCCGTGAGGATCATTCAGGCAGCCCTGCCCCCTTGAAGCGGGCAAGGTCGAGCACCGTTCGTGATGCAATCGGGCAGATGCCAATTATTCGCAGCGGTCTTTCGGCTGGCAAGGACAGCGATGTAGAATGGTCCGCAAGACGGGCCTGCGCGGCTCTGCCGCTGCTGGAAGCCCCAATCGCTGATGGGGTCCGCAATGCGGTGCAGACTGCGCTGGCTGATCAGGAAACGCCTCTTGATCGCGGCGGACCCTTCGTCAGCTGGATCCCCGCCAACAGGAAGAATTCGGTGCTTGACGCATGGCTCTCCAGTCCGGAGCTGAAAGGGATCATCCAGCACGAGAGTCGCACCCACATGGATAGCGACCTGGCAAGATACCTCTATGCAGCAGCCAGCGCTCAGGTCACCGGCCGCACTCCTAGACTGCATCAATGGCCGAAGGAATTGCTGCCCAAGCACCGGAACGTTGCTGTGGGCAAGGCAGGAGAGATTGATGTCTCCGGTTTCCTTGATCGGTTCAAAGTGCAGATCTGGGACGAACCGTCCTCGACCGTTACCTCTCACATCGCAAAGGACGGCCATTACTTCATTCATCCGGACCCCTCGCAGAACAGGAGCCTGACGGTTCGCGAAGCGGCGCGGCTCCAGACCTTTCCCGACGACTATTTCTTCTGCGGAAACCGCACCCAGCAGTATCACCAGGTGGGCAATGCCGTCCCGCCTTTGCTCGCGGTCCAGCTGGCGCGATCGGTCTCCGATATTTTCCGCGCCGGTGTCACCTTGAGTATGCCGGTTAAGGAGGTCGCCGTTGGCTGA
- a CDS encoding very short patch repair endonuclease, producing MHSPAQRSFNMSRIRGKDTVPELRLRSLLHRAGHRFRLHRKDLPGRPDIVLPGAKVAVYVHGCYWHRHEGCRLSTMPSSSVDFWRAKFERTVERDQENIQALKVAGWTPVVIWECELRADPQATLHRIQKAIGSSKTR from the coding sequence GTGCATTCTCCAGCGCAGCGAAGCTTCAACATGTCGCGCATCCGGGGCAAGGACACTGTCCCGGAACTCAGGCTGAGATCGCTGCTGCACCGCGCCGGGCACAGATTCCGGCTGCACCGCAAGGACCTGCCCGGCCGCCCCGACATCGTGCTGCCGGGCGCGAAGGTCGCAGTATACGTGCATGGCTGCTACTGGCACCGGCATGAAGGGTGTCGCCTTTCGACCATGCCCTCGTCCAGTGTCGATTTCTGGCGAGCGAAGTTCGAGCGAACGGTCGAGCGCGATCAGGAGAATATTCAGGCTCTTAAGGTCGCCGGCTGGACGCCCGTCGTCATCTGGGAATGCGAGCTTCGTGCCGATCCGCAGGCAACGCTTCATCGAATACAGAAAGCGATTGGCTCATCGAAGACACGCTGA
- a CDS encoding MerR family transcriptional regulator: protein MLTIGKLAKAAGVTTPTIRYYEEIGLLPAADRRESGQRVYGANDLDRLIFIRRCRDFGFGIEQVRLLAGLSISADKDCREVGDIARVHLGEVQARLAELKALEHSLQRFVAQCDSVCCGGPGRDCVVFKDLATAE, encoded by the coding sequence ATGCTGACGATCGGAAAGCTGGCGAAGGCAGCCGGCGTTACCACGCCAACGATCCGATACTATGAGGAGATCGGCCTGCTTCCTGCTGCCGATCGCAGAGAGAGCGGCCAGCGCGTCTACGGCGCCAATGACCTCGATCGCCTCATCTTCATCAGGCGGTGCCGCGACTTCGGCTTCGGCATAGAGCAAGTGCGCTTACTGGCCGGTCTATCGATCAGCGCCGACAAGGATTGTCGCGAGGTGGGGGATATCGCCAGAGTGCACCTTGGCGAGGTGCAGGCCAGGCTTGCTGAATTGAAGGCGTTGGAACACAGCCTGCAACGCTTCGTGGCCCAATGCGACAGCGTCTGCTGCGGCGGACCCGGGCGAGACTGTGTCGTCTTCAAGGACCTCGCAACCGCCGAGTGA
- a CDS encoding sigma-70 family RNA polymerase sigma factor, whose product MSSEMSPLFRLAIASGRAETVRSHLERGADPNARDNTGATALLLAASRGRQDICEILIDHGADTSALDGTGRTVLDYATQWGFDLTIDDAAPIELSTDQAAAIQESGIADTSAGAKDSHPVQQADALPVLSPAVEDPTEAPGTTAGTLLDAVALGLGLHEAEPSANEDDVQSSDGWEAEPEFLSRPADDARIAAAEVAHETFSRPSAAVDASDWSQVAVALPVELGSASPQLPGPLRDLILDALRDGRIAASGLREGISRTKNGREYARPIRILLSDLGVTVDTSTLGAVLDAEAPAAQSKEVEPGALEDAAEFLGSLLTNDPETAYLESIRALREDALGLQPILWARAEELRRRLAHVFARMPGGLELLEGAGALFAADQDEDTSEEEDSEEGPGEDEDEEAARNEAPVEDQHPNEESHLATRYADLTPNELALELAGMRLRPTVFEDAARRARELRAEGFEDAIAFAAELRGRLNRIVETNLGLVAWVAKRYRNKGMEPLDLIQEGSIGLMKAVEKYDPDRGATLGTYATWWIRQSITRAMADLCRTIRVPVHLQERARKLERVRQELHSELGRPATATELAEEMEISLDALVRLQRLTGTLVTRGNNVERLTREMTTGLVDPQANPEDAMWDGRTRQEIADQLLELTPREERVVRLRFGIGMADELTLEQVGETFEVTRERIRQIEAKALRRLSHPSRTKRLKGALDVQ is encoded by the coding sequence ATGTCGTCGGAGATGTCGCCGCTGTTCAGGCTGGCGATAGCGTCTGGAAGAGCAGAGACAGTACGATCGCACCTTGAGCGGGGTGCAGATCCGAATGCGCGCGACAACACCGGTGCGACCGCTTTGCTGCTGGCTGCATCACGCGGCCGTCAGGACATCTGCGAGATTCTCATCGATCATGGGGCGGACACTTCTGCGTTGGATGGCACGGGACGAACGGTCCTCGACTACGCCACGCAATGGGGTTTCGACCTGACGATCGATGATGCGGCCCCAATAGAGCTGTCGACTGATCAGGCCGCGGCCATTCAGGAATCCGGCATTGCCGATACATCTGCCGGCGCCAAGGACTCCCACCCGGTCCAGCAGGCAGACGCTCTCCCCGTCCTCTCTCCAGCAGTCGAAGACCCGACAGAGGCTCCCGGAACGACTGCAGGGACGCTGCTCGACGCTGTGGCCTTGGGGCTCGGGCTGCACGAAGCCGAGCCGTCAGCAAACGAAGACGACGTTCAATCGTCGGACGGCTGGGAGGCAGAGCCGGAGTTCCTGTCCCGCCCGGCCGATGACGCTCGTATCGCGGCCGCAGAGGTCGCGCATGAAACGTTCTCGCGACCCAGCGCGGCGGTAGACGCCAGTGACTGGTCGCAGGTAGCCGTAGCCCTTCCAGTCGAGCTCGGCTCAGCATCGCCGCAGCTGCCGGGACCGCTGCGCGACCTGATCCTCGATGCGCTGCGTGATGGCCGCATTGCCGCCAGCGGTTTGCGCGAGGGAATCAGCCGAACGAAGAATGGTCGCGAGTACGCTCGTCCAATCAGAATTCTGCTGAGCGACCTCGGCGTGACCGTGGACACCTCCACATTGGGGGCGGTCCTCGACGCCGAGGCACCTGCTGCGCAGAGCAAAGAAGTCGAGCCTGGTGCGCTCGAGGACGCAGCGGAGTTCCTTGGTTCGCTGCTCACCAACGACCCTGAAACCGCTTACCTCGAGTCCATTCGGGCACTTAGGGAGGATGCCCTTGGACTTCAGCCCATTCTGTGGGCGCGCGCCGAGGAGCTGCGAAGACGTCTCGCTCATGTCTTTGCCCGAATGCCGGGTGGTCTGGAACTGCTGGAGGGAGCGGGTGCGCTCTTCGCGGCAGATCAGGATGAAGATACTTCGGAGGAGGAGGACTCAGAAGAGGGACCGGGCGAGGATGAGGACGAAGAGGCTGCGCGGAACGAAGCTCCTGTGGAGGACCAGCATCCGAACGAGGAGAGTCATCTCGCAACAAGGTATGCGGACCTGACACCCAACGAACTGGCGCTGGAACTGGCCGGAATGCGTCTGAGACCCACGGTGTTCGAGGACGCAGCCCGCAGGGCGCGCGAGCTGCGGGCGGAGGGGTTCGAGGATGCCATTGCATTTGCCGCCGAGCTGCGAGGCCGGCTGAACAGGATCGTCGAGACAAACCTTGGCCTCGTCGCCTGGGTGGCCAAACGATACCGGAACAAGGGCATGGAGCCGCTCGACCTCATTCAGGAGGGAAGCATCGGTCTGATGAAGGCGGTGGAGAAGTACGATCCGGATCGAGGCGCCACCCTTGGCACCTATGCGACCTGGTGGATACGACAGTCCATCACTCGGGCGATGGCCGACCTTTGCCGCACGATCAGGGTCCCCGTTCATCTTCAGGAGCGCGCACGCAAGCTGGAGAGAGTTCGGCAGGAGCTTCATAGCGAACTTGGGCGTCCGGCCACCGCTACCGAACTGGCGGAGGAGATGGAAATCTCGCTCGATGCGCTTGTCAGGCTCCAAAGGCTGACAGGCACTCTCGTGACGCGGGGCAACAACGTCGAGCGGTTGACGAGGGAAATGACCACGGGCCTCGTGGATCCTCAAGCCAACCCGGAGGATGCGATGTGGGACGGGAGGACGCGCCAGGAGATCGCGGATCAGTTGCTGGAACTGACACCGCGTGAGGAAAGGGTCGTTCGGCTGAGATTTGGCATTGGCATGGCCGACGAGCTGACCCTCGAGCAGGTCGGCGAGACATTCGAAGTCACCCGTGAGCGCATCCGTCAGATCGAGGCCAAAGCGTTGCGGCGGTTGTCGCACCCCAGCAGGACCAAGAGGCTGAAGGGGGCACTTGATGTCCAGTGA
- a CDS encoding Z1 domain-containing protein, whose translation MGDTATEQKVIKFAQELIADEEKSSVTPAVINEIVDRVLMLNRSWSQLIDKEVVQAELIRRFSMWMGENTTLKNDTGHESWLNSQRKSQWRYWQRYREYQERKMATAVVDGLDEVTDQILSLLEDPLREGSWDRRGMVVGHVQSGKTSNYTGLICKAADAGYKIIIVLAGIHNNLRSQTQMRLDEGFLGYETHPDPEAIRIIGVGELDSDPAIRPNYVTNRSNGGDFNAAVANKLGISPEKRPWLFVVKKNKSVLEKLNKWVRNHVADYEDPATGRKVVTNLPLLLIDDEADHASVDTGADIVDEDGRANEDHEPKAINRLIRRLLVSFSKSAYVGYTATPFANIFIHERGETKEEGPDLFPASFIINLGAPSNYVGPARLFGRPGENGRTGAMPVVRHISDWSTNDDTDGWMPSKHKSGHVPTIDGRPELPESLKEAILSFVLVCAIRHKRGQGSEHSSMLVHVTRFTAVQGHVFDQVETYLKAQRQRIVRGIDDSSVLDALKSIYERDFRPTTEGIRRGQPDLEVASLPEWGELHAVLPDAVADIEVRKINGTAKDVLDYADTKGPGLKVIAVGGDKLSRGLTLEGLCVSYFLRSSKMYDTLMQMGRWFGYRPGYIDLCRLYCTKELSEWFGHIADASEELREEFELMAASGGTPRDFGLKVQSHPVLMVTSRMKMRAAKTLMLSFSGQLLETVSFSTDPSRIERNYEAARHLVAGLGSDARAAGITRNRAGRDQTWKGRIWEDVDHGRVLEFLRSYTTSDSALKARSNLIADYVDSLAREGELRKWTVAVIGGASDKTLEFLPGVALVTRVKDPAAADATDYRIGRLLSPRDESLDLDEEQWSRALTVTRSAWQKDPGRRTSEPEEPNGPAVRYVRGTTLGGDGPRGLLLIYPLDPAGSQHAKLQQTDVPVIGIGVSFPTSELGTRVPYSVNNVAWEQQYGSAE comes from the coding sequence ATGGGCGACACCGCCACGGAGCAGAAGGTCATCAAGTTTGCTCAGGAGCTGATCGCCGACGAGGAGAAGTCGAGCGTCACGCCGGCCGTGATCAATGAGATCGTCGATCGGGTCCTGATGCTGAACCGCAGCTGGAGCCAGCTCATCGACAAGGAGGTGGTTCAGGCCGAACTGATAAGGCGCTTCAGCATGTGGATGGGCGAGAACACCACGCTGAAGAACGACACTGGGCATGAGAGCTGGCTCAACTCGCAGCGCAAGTCGCAGTGGCGGTACTGGCAGCGCTACCGGGAATACCAGGAGCGCAAGATGGCGACCGCGGTCGTCGATGGACTTGACGAAGTCACCGACCAGATCCTGTCGCTTTTGGAGGATCCGCTGCGCGAGGGAAGCTGGGACCGCAGAGGCATGGTCGTGGGCCACGTCCAGTCCGGCAAGACCAGCAACTACACTGGTCTAATCTGCAAGGCGGCGGATGCTGGTTACAAGATCATCATCGTCCTGGCGGGCATCCACAACAACCTGCGGTCGCAGACGCAGATGCGTCTCGATGAGGGGTTCCTGGGCTACGAGACCCATCCTGACCCGGAAGCCATCCGCATCATTGGTGTGGGAGAACTGGACTCGGATCCTGCGATCCGGCCCAACTATGTAACCAATCGCTCCAACGGCGGCGACTTCAATGCGGCTGTGGCGAACAAGCTGGGCATCAGCCCTGAGAAGCGGCCGTGGCTCTTCGTGGTCAAGAAGAACAAGAGCGTTCTCGAGAAGCTGAACAAGTGGGTCAGGAACCACGTAGCGGATTATGAAGACCCTGCCACGGGCCGCAAGGTCGTGACAAATCTGCCCCTCCTGCTGATCGACGACGAGGCCGATCACGCCTCGGTGGACACCGGGGCCGACATCGTCGACGAGGACGGCCGCGCCAATGAGGACCACGAGCCAAAGGCGATCAACAGACTGATCAGACGACTGCTCGTCAGCTTCTCGAAGTCGGCATACGTCGGCTATACGGCGACGCCGTTCGCAAACATCTTCATTCACGAGCGAGGCGAGACGAAAGAGGAAGGGCCTGACCTGTTCCCGGCATCTTTCATCATCAACCTGGGCGCCCCCAGCAACTACGTGGGCCCTGCCCGTCTCTTCGGGCGTCCCGGCGAGAACGGCAGAACCGGGGCCATGCCGGTGGTCCGACACATTTCGGACTGGTCGACGAACGACGACACGGATGGCTGGATGCCATCGAAGCACAAGAGCGGCCACGTCCCGACGATCGACGGAAGACCTGAACTACCCGAGAGCCTGAAAGAGGCGATCCTCTCGTTCGTGCTCGTCTGCGCGATACGTCACAAGAGGGGCCAGGGCAGCGAGCACAGCTCCATGCTCGTCCATGTCACGCGCTTCACGGCCGTGCAGGGTCACGTCTTCGATCAGGTGGAAACGTACCTGAAGGCGCAGCGACAGCGCATCGTTCGCGGAATAGATGACTCCTCCGTTCTTGACGCTCTGAAATCGATCTACGAGCGAGACTTCCGACCGACGACGGAGGGAATCCGGCGTGGCCAGCCCGATCTGGAGGTCGCGTCTCTGCCTGAATGGGGGGAGCTCCACGCCGTCCTGCCCGATGCCGTCGCCGACATCGAGGTCCGGAAGATCAACGGGACCGCCAAGGACGTGCTGGACTATGCGGACACCAAAGGACCCGGGCTCAAGGTGATCGCGGTCGGCGGCGACAAGCTGTCGCGCGGACTAACGCTCGAAGGTTTGTGCGTCAGCTATTTCCTGCGGTCCTCGAAGATGTACGACACGCTAATGCAGATGGGCCGGTGGTTCGGCTATCGCCCGGGCTACATCGATCTTTGTCGGCTGTACTGCACGAAGGAGCTGTCGGAGTGGTTTGGTCATATTGCCGACGCCTCGGAAGAGCTGCGCGAGGAATTCGAACTGATGGCGGCGAGCGGCGGCACGCCGCGGGACTTCGGTCTCAAAGTCCAGTCGCATCCCGTTCTCATGGTCACCTCGCGCATGAAGATGCGCGCGGCAAAGACGCTGATGCTCTCATTCAGCGGGCAGTTGCTGGAGACAGTGTCGTTCAGCACGGATCCGTCCCGGATCGAGAGGAACTACGAAGCGGCCAGGCATCTTGTCGCTGGGCTGGGGTCGGACGCCAGGGCAGCCGGCATCACCCGAAACAGGGCTGGACGGGACCAAACCTGGAAAGGTCGCATATGGGAGGACGTGGATCACGGTCGGGTCCTCGAATTCCTCAGGTCCTACACGACGAGCGACAGCGCACTGAAGGCTCGCAGCAATCTCATAGCCGACTATGTCGACTCCCTTGCCCGCGAAGGTGAGCTGCGAAAATGGACGGTCGCCGTGATTGGTGGCGCCAGCGACAAGACGCTCGAGTTCCTGCCGGGCGTCGCTCTCGTGACGCGCGTCAAGGACCCAGCTGCTGCGGACGCAACGGACTATCGCATTGGCAGACTGCTTTCCCCGCGAGACGAGTCGCTCGATCTCGACGAGGAGCAATGGTCGCGTGCACTGACCGTAACGCGATCTGCCTGGCAGAAGGACCCGGGGCGACGCACCAGCGAACCCGAGGAGCCGAACGGTCCCGCCGTTCGCTATGTGCGTGGTACGACCTTGGGTGGGGATGGTCCACGCGGCCTTCTGCTGATCTACCCGCTCGACCCCGCAGGATCACAGCATGCCAAACTTCAGCAGACCGACGTGCCGGTGATCGGAATCGGCGTGAGCTTTCCTACGAGCGAGCTGGGTACGAGGGTGCCCTATTCCGTAAACAACGTGGCATGGGAGCAGCAGTATGGCTCCGCTGAGTGA
- a CDS encoding site-specific integrase: MDDASRDGVEAVQLSERMIRSLVPVFMGLDALAECGDDAPAQPVVDHAFEVLAQIGYDQSAGSGLFASTAVRPEIPYLAALKSPPIAKAYAGAASLEGLGDTSQMLSSIQSLASRVDADSQVTAMGELFSVVANGRIADIKENKGPDHELVGNYEKVRDEFIALCGDRRVGEYRRKDLQRYVDQISWLPPEASSQKGFSYCDVARYIEANKAVGGRGLAANTIRQGRVSYIKAIIALGCDDADIRNRVASARLNIPDRAPLPVARIAPDGKGFETVWRAGIATGILSDALLPALGYLTGRRIGLLATLRREDLVQLHGVWAFLIRSHHYREGRWEPVPFKTDASREIIIVPQVMVDAGFVEWVRGEPGPLFPALMACRDPADAAQKRINRLIKDYTGSADLSWVFHALRHGKIDSDRDNQVDTRLIMKQVGHEISDVHNGYGRLTPKQMKAIAAAAPPVDVDWSLLGTIDFEAFSKARPWRRRPKK, from the coding sequence ATGGATGATGCATCGAGAGATGGAGTGGAGGCGGTCCAGCTTAGCGAACGCATGATCCGTTCGTTGGTCCCAGTCTTTATGGGCCTCGATGCCCTGGCCGAATGCGGTGACGACGCCCCGGCGCAGCCGGTCGTTGATCACGCGTTCGAGGTCCTCGCCCAGATTGGGTACGACCAGTCCGCCGGCAGCGGATTGTTCGCCAGCACAGCAGTCAGGCCCGAGATTCCGTATCTGGCTGCTCTTAAGAGCCCGCCCATTGCCAAGGCGTATGCCGGGGCCGCGAGTCTCGAAGGGCTGGGCGACACTTCCCAGATGCTTTCGAGCATTCAGTCGCTGGCATCGCGGGTCGACGCTGACAGCCAGGTGACTGCGATGGGGGAGCTCTTCAGTGTGGTCGCCAATGGCCGGATCGCGGACATCAAAGAGAACAAAGGGCCCGATCATGAACTGGTCGGAAATTACGAGAAGGTGCGCGACGAGTTCATAGCCCTTTGCGGGGACCGCCGGGTTGGCGAGTACCGTCGAAAGGACCTCCAGCGCTATGTGGACCAGATCTCATGGCTGCCGCCTGAAGCCTCAAGCCAAAAGGGCTTTTCCTATTGCGACGTCGCCCGGTACATTGAAGCCAACAAGGCCGTTGGTGGTCGCGGGTTGGCGGCCAACACCATCCGCCAGGGCAGGGTCAGCTATATCAAGGCGATCATTGCCCTCGGCTGCGACGACGCTGACATTCGCAATCGTGTCGCGTCGGCTCGTCTGAACATCCCGGACCGTGCGCCCTTGCCGGTTGCTCGTATCGCCCCGGATGGCAAAGGTTTTGAGACGGTTTGGCGCGCTGGTATCGCCACCGGCATTCTGAGCGATGCCCTATTGCCAGCACTGGGGTATCTGACCGGCCGCCGAATTGGTCTACTGGCGACACTGCGCCGCGAGGACCTGGTGCAGTTGCACGGGGTTTGGGCATTCTTGATCCGCTCTCACCACTATCGGGAGGGGCGCTGGGAACCGGTGCCGTTCAAGACTGACGCATCGCGGGAAATCATCATCGTCCCGCAGGTCATGGTGGATGCCGGTTTCGTGGAGTGGGTCCGAGGCGAACCCGGACCGCTGTTCCCGGCCCTGATGGCGTGCAGGGATCCTGCCGATGCCGCCCAGAAGCGCATCAATCGCTTGATCAAGGACTACACCGGGTCTGCCGACCTTTCCTGGGTGTTTCATGCCCTGCGACACGGCAAGATCGACAGTGATCGTGACAACCAGGTCGATACGCGCCTGATCATGAAGCAGGTTGGGCACGAGATCAGCGACGTCCACAATGGGTATGGTCGCCTGACACCCAAACAGATGAAGGCCATCGCCGCAGCAGCGCCGCCGGTGGATGTCGACTGGAGCCTGCTCGGCACCATTGATTTCGAAGCGTTTTCCAAGGCGAGGCCATGGCGGCGTCGACCTAAGAAGTAA